A genome region from Bufo gargarizans isolate SCDJY-AF-19 chromosome 2, ASM1485885v1, whole genome shotgun sequence includes the following:
- the LOC122925702 gene encoding mesoderm posterior protein 1-like has protein sequence MENSSMPLYQQDNMHQTCATLHQYNYPSSEGYSSLSPASSIDSFGLSPPYIGYATSKEAYGNISMPCSQQMDVELQPNIPSEKKTKKMKGKLPYSQRQSASEREKMRMRNISKALQNLRRYLPPSVAPIDKTLTKIETLQLTISYISLLSEQLGLSEEVLEQRRQAAIQTRCAQDVSCCMDMSHSLCSESVKQNTPIGPPTTEHIPLTRTPAIDSRWLNMQTSCQMPYEMPQYQPVSPLQNHYQEPGTTLSQPTNDYYVTSHQQMVSCEEYSHLVEMWRTEPSHV, from the exons ATGGAAAACTCTTCTATGCCTCTCTACCAGCAGGACAACATGCACCAGACCTGTGCCACTTTACATCAGTACAATTATCCAAGCTCTGAAGGATACAGCAGTCTTTCTCCTGCATCTTCCATAGACTCCTTTGGCCTATCTCCTCCATATATTGGTTATGCAACATCAAAGGAAGCATATGGTAACATTTCTATGCCTTGTTCTCAGCAAATGGATGTGGAACTTCAACCTAACATTCCTTCAGAAAAGAAAACCAAGAAAATGAAAGGAAAACTACCATACAGTCAACGACAAAGTGCAAGTGAAAGGGAGAAGATGAGGATGAGGAACATCTCCAAAGCTCTACAGAACCTTAGAAGATATCTCCCTCCTTCAGTAGCTCCAATTGACAAGACTCTAACTAAAATAGAAACACTTCAGTTGACCATAAGCTATATATCACTGCTTTCTGAACAGCTGGGGCTCAGTGAAGAAGTACTGGAGCAAAGAAGACAAGCTGCCATACAGACAAGATGTGCCCAAGATGTTAGCTGCTGCATGGATATGAGTCATTCATTGTGTTCAGAGTCTGTAAAACAGAATACGCCAATTGGGCCACCTACAACAGAACATATACCTTTAACAAGAACCCCAGCTATTGACTCTAGGTGGCTGAATATGCAAACAAGTTGCCAGATGCCATATGAAATGCCTCAATACCAACCAGTAAGCCCACTACAGAACCATTATCAAGAACCTGGTACAACACTGTCTCAGCCAACTAATGACTACTATGTCACAAGCCACCAACAAATG GTCTCCTGTGAAGAGTACTCACACCTGGTGGAGATGTGGAGGACAGAACCATCTCATGTCTGA